One window from the genome of Osmerus eperlanus chromosome 3, fOsmEpe2.1, whole genome shotgun sequence encodes:
- the upf3a gene encoding regulator of nonsense transcripts 3A isoform X3, with amino-acid sequence MRSEKDQTTGGREKTVVEIQFKDIPREPDGVSVHSKQKEEKKEVFTKVVIRRLPPSLSKDQLEEQLSPLPSYDYFEFFPADQSLYPHLFSRAYINFKNLEDILLFRDRFDGYVFIDSKGQEYPAVVEFAPFQKISKKKLKKKDAKAGSIEEDPEYRRFLESYSCDEEKSLANPETLLGEIEAKTRELIAKRTTPLLEYIKNKKLEKQRIRDEKREERRRRELEKKRQREDEKRKRREEERRKRKEAEKQKKLSEKEIKIKLLKKSDRDDDLDSDRLKDKGDSGETDRNKWDKPSGHAKSKEPKEKGQQEGDKEQREHSRRQKDHRGRDEERKRQRHHYEFDKFMRRKEETKWGKGYCHDRAKKEGHHHGYYCTEGGDKGGKEDREDQGGRKERIRNKVSEKDRPAMQLYQPGARNRKRMISGGKGFDCPPVSHALEPGPEPCYEVVTMGTGSEKSGDE; translated from the exons atgaGGTCTGAAAAGGACCAAACAACTGGAGGTAGGGAGAAAACCGTCGTTGAAATACAATTCAAAGATATTCCACGGGAACCCGACGGTGTGTCCGTACACTCCAAGCaaaaagaggaaaagaaagaggttTTCACCAAG GTGGTTATCCGGCGACTTCCACCCAGTCTTTCCAAGGACCAGTTGGAGGAGCAACTCAGTCCCCTTCCGTCCTACGACTACTTCGAGTTTTTCCCAGCTGACCAAAG CCTCTACCCACACCTGTTCTCCAGAGCTTACATCAACTTCAAGAACCTAGAGGACATCTTGCTTTTTAGGGATCGTTTTGATGGCTACGTTTTCATTGATAGTAAAG GCCAGGAGTACCCAGCTGTGGTAGAGTTCGCCCCATTCCAGAAGATTTCGAAAAAGAAGTTAAAAAAGAAAGATGCCAAAGCTGGAAGCATTGAAGAAG aCCCAGAGTACCGGCgcttcctggagagctactCCTGCGATGAGGAGAAGTCCCTGGCCAACCCTGAGACTCTGCTGGGGGAGATAGAGGCCAAGACCAGGGAACTCATAG CCAAAAGAACAACGCCGCTTCTGGAGTACATCAAGAATAAGAAACTCGAGAAGCAG AGGATAAGAgacgagaagagagaggagaggaggcgcagAGAGCTGGAGAAGAAACGCCAGAGGGAGGatgaaaagaggaagaggagggaggaggagagacgcaaACGCAAGGAGGCTGAGAAGCAGAAGAAACTGTCGGAGAAGGAGATCAAGATCAAG CTTTTGAAGAAGAGTGACAGGGATGATGACCTAGACTCAGACAGACTGAAGGACAAAGGGGACAGCGGAGAGACAGACCGAAACAAGTGGGACAAACCCAGCGGACACGCAAAGTCAAAGGAACCCAAGGAGAA GGGTCAGCAGGAGGGTGACAAAGAGCAGCGGGAGCATAGCCGCAGACAGAAggaccacagaggaagagacgAGGAGCGGAAACGCCAGAGGCACCACTATGAGTTCGACAAGTTCATGCGCCGCAAAGAGGAGACTAAGTGGGGCAAAGGTTACTGCCACGACCGTGCTAAGAAAGAGGGCCATCACCATGGCTACTACTGCACCGAGGGGGGGGACAAGGGGGgcaaggaggacagggaggatcaGGGTGGCAGGAAGGAGCGAATCCGGAACAAGGTGAGCGAGAAG GACCGTCCGGCCATGCAGTTGTACCAACCTGGCGCCCGTAACCGCAAACGCATGATCTCAGGGGGCAAAGGTTTCGACTGCCCCCCTGTCAGCCATGCCCTTGAGCCTGGCCCCGAACCTTGCTATGAGGTTGTTACCATGGGAACAGGGTCAGAGAAAAGTGGAGATGAGTAG
- the upf3a gene encoding regulator of nonsense transcripts 3A isoform X2, protein MRSEKDQTTGGREKTVVEIQFKDIPREPDGVSVHSKQKEEKKEVFTKVVIRRLPPSLSKDQLEEQLSPLPSYDYFEFFPADQSLYPHLFSRAYINFKNLEDILLFRDRFDGYVFIDSKGQEYPAVVEFAPFQKISKKKLKKKDAKAGSIEEDPEYRRFLESYSCDEEKSLANPETLLGEIEAKTRELIAKRTTPLLEYIKNKKLEKQRIRDEKREERRRRELEKKRQREDEKRKRREEERRKRKEAEKQKKLSEKEIKIKLLKKSDRDDDLDSDRLKDKGDSGETDRNKWDKPSGHAKSKEPKEKGQQEGDKEQREHSRRQKDHRGRDEERKRQRHHYEFDKFMRRKEETKWGKGYCHDRAKKEGHHHGYYCTEGGDKGGKEDREDQGGRKERIRNKSVIVHQDRGTAQSEGTHQIGGSLPAKDRPAMQLYQPGARNRKRMISGGKGFDCPPVSHALEPGPEPCYEVVTMGTGSEKSGDE, encoded by the exons atgaGGTCTGAAAAGGACCAAACAACTGGAGGTAGGGAGAAAACCGTCGTTGAAATACAATTCAAAGATATTCCACGGGAACCCGACGGTGTGTCCGTACACTCCAAGCaaaaagaggaaaagaaagaggttTTCACCAAG GTGGTTATCCGGCGACTTCCACCCAGTCTTTCCAAGGACCAGTTGGAGGAGCAACTCAGTCCCCTTCCGTCCTACGACTACTTCGAGTTTTTCCCAGCTGACCAAAG CCTCTACCCACACCTGTTCTCCAGAGCTTACATCAACTTCAAGAACCTAGAGGACATCTTGCTTTTTAGGGATCGTTTTGATGGCTACGTTTTCATTGATAGTAAAG GCCAGGAGTACCCAGCTGTGGTAGAGTTCGCCCCATTCCAGAAGATTTCGAAAAAGAAGTTAAAAAAGAAAGATGCCAAAGCTGGAAGCATTGAAGAAG aCCCAGAGTACCGGCgcttcctggagagctactCCTGCGATGAGGAGAAGTCCCTGGCCAACCCTGAGACTCTGCTGGGGGAGATAGAGGCCAAGACCAGGGAACTCATAG CCAAAAGAACAACGCCGCTTCTGGAGTACATCAAGAATAAGAAACTCGAGAAGCAG AGGATAAGAgacgagaagagagaggagaggaggcgcagAGAGCTGGAGAAGAAACGCCAGAGGGAGGatgaaaagaggaagaggagggaggaggagagacgcaaACGCAAGGAGGCTGAGAAGCAGAAGAAACTGTCGGAGAAGGAGATCAAGATCAAG CTTTTGAAGAAGAGTGACAGGGATGATGACCTAGACTCAGACAGACTGAAGGACAAAGGGGACAGCGGAGAGACAGACCGAAACAAGTGGGACAAACCCAGCGGACACGCAAAGTCAAAGGAACCCAAGGAGAA GGGTCAGCAGGAGGGTGACAAAGAGCAGCGGGAGCATAGCCGCAGACAGAAggaccacagaggaagagacgAGGAGCGGAAACGCCAGAGGCACCACTATGAGTTCGACAAGTTCATGCGCCGCAAAGAGGAGACTAAGTGGGGCAAAGGTTACTGCCACGACCGTGCTAAGAAAGAGGGCCATCACCATGGCTACTACTGCACCGAGGGGGGGGACAAGGGGGgcaaggaggacagggaggatcaGGGTGGCAGGAAGGAGCGAATCCGGAACAAG TCTGTGATAGTGCATCAGGACAGAGGGACCGCGCAGTCAGAGGGAACACACCAGATAGGAGGGTCTCTGCCAGCCAAG GACCGTCCGGCCATGCAGTTGTACCAACCTGGCGCCCGTAACCGCAAACGCATGATCTCAGGGGGCAAAGGTTTCGACTGCCCCCCTGTCAGCCATGCCCTTGAGCCTGGCCCCGAACCTTGCTATGAGGTTGTTACCATGGGAACAGGGTCAGAGAAAAGTGGAGATGAGTAG
- the upf3a gene encoding regulator of nonsense transcripts 3A isoform X1 — protein sequence MRSEKDQTTGGREKTVVEIQFKDIPREPDGVSVHSKQKEEKKEVFTKVVIRRLPPSLSKDQLEEQLSPLPSYDYFEFFPADQSLYPHLFSRAYINFKNLEDILLFRDRFDGYVFIDSKGQEYPAVVEFAPFQKISKKKLKKKDAKAGSIEEDPEYRRFLESYSCDEEKSLANPETLLGEIEAKTRELIAKRTTPLLEYIKNKKLEKQRIRDEKREERRRRELEKKRQREDEKRKRREEERRKRKEAEKQKKLSEKEIKIKLLKKSDRDDDLDSDRLKDKGDSGETDRNKWDKPSGHAKSKEPKEKGQQEGDKEQREHSRRQKDHRGRDEERKRQRHHYEFDKFMRRKEETKWGKGYCHDRAKKEGHHHGYYCTEGGDKGGKEDREDQGGRKERIRNKVSEKSVIVHQDRGTAQSEGTHQIGGSLPAKDRPAMQLYQPGARNRKRMISGGKGFDCPPVSHALEPGPEPCYEVVTMGTGSEKSGDE from the exons atgaGGTCTGAAAAGGACCAAACAACTGGAGGTAGGGAGAAAACCGTCGTTGAAATACAATTCAAAGATATTCCACGGGAACCCGACGGTGTGTCCGTACACTCCAAGCaaaaagaggaaaagaaagaggttTTCACCAAG GTGGTTATCCGGCGACTTCCACCCAGTCTTTCCAAGGACCAGTTGGAGGAGCAACTCAGTCCCCTTCCGTCCTACGACTACTTCGAGTTTTTCCCAGCTGACCAAAG CCTCTACCCACACCTGTTCTCCAGAGCTTACATCAACTTCAAGAACCTAGAGGACATCTTGCTTTTTAGGGATCGTTTTGATGGCTACGTTTTCATTGATAGTAAAG GCCAGGAGTACCCAGCTGTGGTAGAGTTCGCCCCATTCCAGAAGATTTCGAAAAAGAAGTTAAAAAAGAAAGATGCCAAAGCTGGAAGCATTGAAGAAG aCCCAGAGTACCGGCgcttcctggagagctactCCTGCGATGAGGAGAAGTCCCTGGCCAACCCTGAGACTCTGCTGGGGGAGATAGAGGCCAAGACCAGGGAACTCATAG CCAAAAGAACAACGCCGCTTCTGGAGTACATCAAGAATAAGAAACTCGAGAAGCAG AGGATAAGAgacgagaagagagaggagaggaggcgcagAGAGCTGGAGAAGAAACGCCAGAGGGAGGatgaaaagaggaagaggagggaggaggagagacgcaaACGCAAGGAGGCTGAGAAGCAGAAGAAACTGTCGGAGAAGGAGATCAAGATCAAG CTTTTGAAGAAGAGTGACAGGGATGATGACCTAGACTCAGACAGACTGAAGGACAAAGGGGACAGCGGAGAGACAGACCGAAACAAGTGGGACAAACCCAGCGGACACGCAAAGTCAAAGGAACCCAAGGAGAA GGGTCAGCAGGAGGGTGACAAAGAGCAGCGGGAGCATAGCCGCAGACAGAAggaccacagaggaagagacgAGGAGCGGAAACGCCAGAGGCACCACTATGAGTTCGACAAGTTCATGCGCCGCAAAGAGGAGACTAAGTGGGGCAAAGGTTACTGCCACGACCGTGCTAAGAAAGAGGGCCATCACCATGGCTACTACTGCACCGAGGGGGGGGACAAGGGGGgcaaggaggacagggaggatcaGGGTGGCAGGAAGGAGCGAATCCGGAACAAGGTGAGCGAGAAG TCTGTGATAGTGCATCAGGACAGAGGGACCGCGCAGTCAGAGGGAACACACCAGATAGGAGGGTCTCTGCCAGCCAAG GACCGTCCGGCCATGCAGTTGTACCAACCTGGCGCCCGTAACCGCAAACGCATGATCTCAGGGGGCAAAGGTTTCGACTGCCCCCCTGTCAGCCATGCCCTTGAGCCTGGCCCCGAACCTTGCTATGAGGTTGTTACCATGGGAACAGGGTCAGAGAAAAGTGGAGATGAGTAG
- the cdc16 gene encoding cell division cycle protein 16 homolog: protein MNLDRLRKRVRHYIDQQQYQSALFWADKIASLSHEDPQDIYWLAQCLYLTSQYHRASHALRSRKLDKLYGACQYLAARCHYAAKEFQQALDILDMEEPASKKLLDRSGKEDNSVRESGKDWEMSTASINSSICLLRGKIYDAMDNRLLATSSYKEALKLDVYCFEAFDLLTSHHMLTAQEEKDFLDALPLSQQCTEEEEELLHFLFENKLKKYNKPSDMVVPDMVHGLQDNLDVVVSLAERHYYNCDFKMCYKLTSMVMVKDPFHANCLPVHIGTLVELSKANELFYLSHKLVDLYPNNPVSWFAVGCYYLMVGHKNEHARRYLSKATTLERTYGPAWIAYGHSFAVESEHDQAMAAYFTAAQLMKGCHLPMLYIGLEYGLTNNSKLAERFFSQALSIAPEDPFVMHEVAVVAFQNGDWKTAEKLFLDAMDKIKAIGNEVTVDKWEPLLNNLGHVCRKLKKYEQALEYHRQALVLIPQHASTYSAIGYVHSLMGDFESAIDYFHTALGLKRDDTFSVMMLGHCIEMYIGDTDAYIGTDIKDKVRGSLSTPALIKMLNTSTEPGDARATPTLDDSSAMSLETPPSNQDKASLDTPLRRSLPLECDMYESDMMLETSMSDTST, encoded by the exons ATGAATCTTGATAGACTTCGAAAACGTGTACGGCACTACATTGATCAG CAACAATATCAGAGTGCTCTGTTTTGGGCGGATAAGATAGCATCCCTTTCACATG AAGACCCACAGGACATCTACTGGCTCGCACAGTGCCTTTACCTCACCTCACAGTACCACAGAGCCTCGCATGCCCTACGCTCACGCAAACTAGACAAG TTGTATGGAGCTTGTCAATATCTAGCTGCTAGGTGCCAT TATGCTGCCAAAGAGTTTCAGCAGGCCCTGGACATACTGGACATGGAGGAGCCTGCCAGTAAGAAGCTGCTGGACCGCAGTGGGAAGGAGGACAATAGCGTTCGAGAGTCAGGAAAAGACTGGGAGATGTCTACTGCCTCT aTAAACAGCTCAATCTGTCTCCTGCGAGGGAAAATCTATGATGCCATGGACAACCGGTTGCTGGCCACCTCCAGCTACAAAGAGGCCTTGAAGCTGGACGTGTACTGCTTTGAAGCCTTTGACCTTCTCACGTCCCACCACATGCTGACCgcacaggagg AAAAAGACTTCCTGGATGCTCTTCCTCTGAGTCAACAGTGcaccgaggaggaagaggaactgCTTCACTTCCTCTTTGAAAACAAGTTAAAGAAG TACAACAAGCCTAGTGACATGGTGGTCCCAGACATGGTCCATGGTCTCCAGGACAACCTGGACGTGGTCGTCTCGCTGGCTGAGAGGCATTACTACAACTGTGACTTCAAGATGTGCTACAAACTCACGTCTAT GGTGATGGTGAAGGATCCATTCCATGCTAACTGTTTACCTGTCCACATCGGCACTCTGGTCGAGCTCAGTAAGGCAAATG AATTGTTCTATCTCTCACACAAGTTGGTAGACCTGTATCCCAACAACCCA GTTTCGTGGTTCGCAGTGGGATGCTACTATCTGATGGTCGGACACAAGAACGAACACGCACGTAGATACCTTAG CAAGGCCACCACCCTGGAGCGGACCTACGGTCCAGCCTGGATCGCCTACGGACACTCGTTTGCCGTGGAGAGTGAACACGACCAGGCCATGGCGGCCTACTTCACTGCCGCCCAGCTGATGAAGGG GTGCCACCTGCCCATGTTGTACATCGGCCTAGAGTACGGTCTGACCAACAACTCCAAGCTTGCTGAGCGCTTCTTCAGCCAGGCACTCAGCATCGCCCCCGAGGACCCCTTTGTCATGCACGAGGTGGCGGTTGTCGCCTTCCAGAATGGAGA CTGGAAAACAGCTGAGAAGTTGTTCCTTGATGCCATGGACAAGATCAAGGCCATTGGGAATGAA GTCACAGTCGACAAATGGGAGCCGCTTCTCAACAACTTGGGTCATGTGTGTCGCAAGCTGAA GAAGTACGAGCAGGCCTTGGAGTACCACCGCCAAGCTCTGGTGCTGATCCCACAGCATGCCTCTACCTATTCAGCCATTGGATACGTGCACAGCCTCATGGGAGACTTTGAGAGTGCCATCGACTACTTTCACACG GCACTCGGACTGAAGAGAGATGACACATTCTCTGTGATGATGCTTGGCCATTGTATTGAGATGTACATCGGTGACACGGATGCCTATAtag GGACAGACATCAAGGACAAGGTCCGAGGGAGCCTGAGCACACCGGCACTGATCAAGATGCTGAACACCTCGACAGAACCCGGCGATGCCCGTGCCACGCCCACACTAGACGACAGCAGCGCCATGTCATTGGAAACGCCCCCGTCCAATCAAGACAAAGCCTCACTGGACACGCCCCTTCGGCGCTCGCTCCCCCTAGAGTGTGACATGTACGAGAGCGACATGATGCTTGAGACCTCCATGTCCGACACTAGCACATGA